The following nucleotide sequence is from Pseudomonas sp. S09G 359.
GTGACCTTGGGCGTTTGATGGGGTGGTATTTGGGCGAGCGAACCACTCGCGAGCTCGATGAGGACCAACGAAGAACTGTAAAGCTGTTATTCCACGGTCAACCGGAAGAAATGCTGATGATCAGCGAGTCCGGTGCATACGCATTGCTGGTCTATCACTACACGCCGGGGAATCGTCTGCTGCGAAGTTGGCTGACTCATGAAGTGGTACCAACGTTGCGGGACGAGCGTCAGCCAAGATCGGTGGAGCGACCGTTGCTGAGCATGCTGGATTGGCCGGAAATGTCGTTGAACTTGCTGCATTGGCAAGATGAAGGCTGGATACGGCTTCGGGACATGCCTTATTTACTGGTTAATCGGACCTGGCGGAGAGAATCAGCAAAGACTCGGTGGTGGCGAAAGCTCACCCAACCCTTCCGAATGAAGCAGCGAATGTACTAACAAGAACGAACGGCAAATCCCACCTAGTCGTAGGAAATTTCGTAGACGCAATAATGGCTACTCAGTATCGTCCGAGGGTTTTCTACCCTCGGCGGCTGTATGGATACGAAAAAAAGTAATACCGGATGGAGCGATCAGGAGCTTGAAGCGTCCGTCGATGGCTACCTGAAAATGTTGAAGCTGGTAAGTCTCGGCCAGTCCCTTAACAAGAAAGCCGAACACGAGGTTCTACGCGAAGGCGCTTTAAGCACTCGATCCTTAGCGTCGGTTGATTACCGCATGCGTAATATTTCTGCTGTGTTTGAAATACTGAATCAAACACCGATTGCTGGTTACACAGCCGCAAAGAATGTCGGTTCGGGAGTCGTCTCTCGTATCAGCCGGATGCTGGCACAGCGAGGCATCGTTGCATCTCAAGACAATGCCCCCACGTTTGATGACGAGTTACTGGAGCGGCGAGCAGCAAAGCTTCAAAGCAAACCCATCAAGACCAAACCCGAAGGCATCGCCGCACCGCAGCAGGTCAGTACCACAAGCACATCCTACGTACGCGATCCGGAAGTGCGCGCTTGGGTACGTCAGCAGGCGGCAGGTATTTGTGAGGGTTGCAGCCTACGCGCGCCATTCAACCTAGACAACGGCCAGCCATTTCTTGAAGTACATCACGTCAAGCACCTCGCCCAGAAGGGTTCGGATCGCATCACCAATGCTGTAGCCTTGTGCCCCAATTGCCATCAGCGTTGTCACCGGTCGAGTGATCGGGACGAATTCACCGCTGGGCTTTACTCGAAAATCAGCCGATTGATACAAGAGTGAACTCCTGCGGTCACACCTGATGCACGCTCAAAAAAATACTAGATAGGACCGAGGCCAACCCGTGAACCCAGACATGCTCGAAGCCGGCCCCATCGACGCCAAAGTACTCTCCGTCTTTGACTTCGACGGCACCCTGACCCATCACGACAGTTTCGTGCCCTTCCTCAAGTTTGCCTTTGGCCCCGCTGAGTTCTACGGCCGGATGGTCAAGTTGGCGGTGCCTGGGCTGCGCTTTTTGCTGCAGCAGATCAGCCGGGATGAGTTGAAGGCGCAGTTGATCCGCACCTTTATGACCGGGGTGGAGAAGGCGTGGGTGCAGCAGAAGGCCGAGGAGTATTGCCAGCGCAATTGGGCGCGGTTGATGCGCCCGGCGGGGGTGTTGTCGGTGGAGCAGGAGTTGGGCTCGGGCGCGGTGGTGACACTATGTTCGGCGTCGCCGGCGTTGGTGTTGCAGCCGTTTGCGGATCGGCTGGGGATCAAGTTGATTGGCACTGAGCTTGAGGTGGTCGACGGGGTGTTGACCGGTAAGCTCACCGGGAACAACTGCCGCTGTGAGAATAAAGTACTGCGGCTTGAGGCGGTGTATGGGGATTTGGGCGAGTATCGGCTGCGGGCTTGGGGCGATACGCGCGGGGATCGGGAGTTGCTGGCGGCGGCGCAGGATGCGCATTTTCGGCATTTTCATGCGAAGAAAAAGCGGGCTCGGTTGCAGCGGTGATGCGGGTGGGTGGGGTTGGCGGGTAGACCGAGGCGATCCCTTCGCAGCCTCGCTGGGGCTCGACAGCTCCCACAGTTTGATCAGTGCCCCGCTGGAGCGCGCACTCGCGTGGAGTGCTAGGGGCGATGAGCGGAGCCTCGCTCAGACTCGACAGCTTCCACGCTTCACCGTGTGAGGCTGATCATCTCGCTGGTACTAAGCAGCAATCCAGTTCTCCACAATCAAGCCATTCACTCGCTTGAACTCCCCTTCGTTGTTAGTGACCAGGACTAATCCTGAGCTTCTGGCATGCCCTGCAATGTGCAGGTCGTTTACGCCAATTGGCGTGCCCTTCTTCTCGAGATCAGAACGGATTGAGCCGCAGTGAAAAGCGGCCTTGTCATCGTAATGGATGACGTCAAGGCGGGAGGTGAAATCCTCTACGGCTCGGGTATTTTTCTCAACAGATTGGCTCTTTTCTGCTCCATGCAAGAGCTCTGCGAGGGTGATTGAAGAGATCACCATTCGCCCTACGTTCGCATTGAATTTTTCCAGTATTTCGATAGGCCGACGCTTGATGATGTAGATCACGATGTTGGTATCAAGCATGTACTTAATCATCAAAGGACTCTCGCTCTTGCTGATTTTGATCGGCACGTTCCTCCATAAAGTCATCAGATACCGATTCGCTTGCAAGGAAAAAGCTGTCCCAAGTGTTTTCAACTGGCGAAATGATCAGCTCGCGACCCACGGCACGCACCTCAACAGTTTTCACACCAGCAGGAAAACGCATGTCAGCAGGGATGCGGATATTTTGCGTGCGGTTATTGGTGAAAATCGTTCCCGTAGACATTAGGAACACCTCTCTGGGCGGGTGAAGACAGGGAAGAAGATAGTTCGCGACTGCTCTATTGCATAGCTCTATAGCAATCATCCGATGGACGCGTTCGAATGGATGTTCGTCAGCGGCGGCTTAGGATGTGCATTTCGGGCAAGAGGCAGCAACTTATGCTTCCTGAGTGGGCGACGGGTTGCAGGTTCTTGCTGATATTTGTGCAGGTTCCCGCTATTAATAGCGAAACTTCTCACGGACCCGAGCCCCATGAAATTCGACACGGCCTACAGCCTGAGTCTCGATGACAAGCTGTCGATCTACGACGTACGAGACCTGAATTTCGACGAAACCGCCGCCTACGATTCCGACGAGGACAGTTTCCTGTGCCCCAACGACGAATGCCGCGCGGCGTTCGACCCAGGCAATGCGCTGAGCACCTTTAACGCAAAAAACGTCAACTACCAACGCACCCCGCATTTCAAGAACAAGACCAGCACCCGGCATGTCGACGGTTGCCGCTATGCCAGCACGCAAAAGACAGCGTCTGGTGAAAGTGACGACGAGCGCGAGGACAATTTCCCCTCGGAGTTTGTACTCACACGTCGTCAGTACCCCGCCAAAACAGCCCACGCGGGCACCGATGGAAACGCCCTACAAGATTCAGCGAAAGCGCCTTCGAACCCGACGTCCAAACCCCACAACCACAGCGAGACCACCCCGGACAAAACCAGCGTGTTTGCCCACCCGGTGGAGTGCTATGTGTCGAATATCGACGACAAGGACAAGCTCAAGGGCATGCCGCTGAAGATCGGCGACCACACTGCGACCTACTGGACGTTTTTCAAGAAGATCGAATACCTGCAAGACAACCAGGGCCTGATCTACTGGGGCAAGATCAAAGCGATCAAGGACTACACCAGCAGCTTTCGCATCGACTTCGAAAAGAAGGTATGGCTCGACAAAAAGCCCTACTCGGTAAATGTCTACCTGAGTAAAAAACTCATCGAGAACTACCGCAAGCGCAAGGCATTCCTGGAGCAGATCAAGGCCGCAGTGGACAGTGAACGGGCGTTGTACTGCTTCTTCTATGGCGTGACGCCAGCGTTGAAACAGGTGCCCAGCAAGAAAAACCCCGAGCAGACTTTTGGGGTGTTCAGCGCGAATATCGAGAACCTCGACCACCTGATTATTCGGGAGGCGCCGGGAGTCGAGTAGCGGTGGGTTGAAAAGCCCGCAAAGAATCCAGTTGATGAACGGTCAAAACAACTGTACAAAAACACAGTATAGTTTGCCTTCCCCCGTCGAATCCTGGAGAAACCCCATGTCCTCTCTGGCAATGCACTCTTTTGTAGACCAGCAGATCGTCCTGCATCAATTCACCGCCAAACACAGCGTACAGGCCCGCGCGATGCTGGGCTGGGGCCGTGAAGAGCTGGCCCGCCAGGCTGGCGTGACGGTGGAGGCCCTGCAACAGTTTGAAAGCCACGGTGACGTTGGGGATGAAACCCGACTGGCCTTGGCGTTTCGGCTGGAGGCTGAGGGGCTGGTGTTCTTCCCGGGGTTTGCACCGGGATGGGGGATGAGTGCGCGCAGGTTTGGCACCCTACCCACCGAACCTGCCGCCCCTTCTATTATCTCGCGGCTGATGGGCTCAACAGCGGCATCAATTGATTCATCAACGCCTCAACCGAATGGGGCGTAGCGTCCAGCCGAATCACCGGGCACGTCGGCGCCTTGAGCCAGCTTTCATGACGGCGCAGGCTGCGTAGGCTGTGGTTGCCATCGTCGTAACGCGCGGCCCAAGCCAGGAAGGCAACGCTGTTTGCATGGCGGCTGCCACCTTCGAGTATTTGCTCACCGTAGCGTTGCACCTCGCGCAGGCGCAGGCGGTGCAGGCGGATGTCGGGGGCCAGGCGCAGGAACACCACGTGGGTGAAGTGCGCGATCATCGGGTCGCCCCAACCACACAGTGAGCCGGACAGCACCCAGCCTTCAAGGCCGGCGGTCTGCTCTTGCAGAAGGCGGATGCGTTCTTGCTTGGGCCGGGCAACGGTGAAAGGGGCCTCGGTCTGCTGCCAGTAGAAGTCATCGGAGTCGAAATAAGCGATGTTCAGGCGTTCGGCCAA
It contains:
- a CDS encoding Bro-N domain-containing protein, whose product is MSSQYLLNLARAKSAITPEASIAVVFTRHNLQLHTLLLENQVWFCARDLGRLMGWYLGERTTRELDEDQRRTVKLLFHGQPEEMLMISESGAYALLVYHYTPGNRLLRSWLTHEVVPTLRDERQPRSVERPLLSMLDWPEMSLNLLHWQDEGWIRLRDMPYLLVNRTWRRESAKTRWWRKLTQPFRMKQRMY
- a CDS encoding HNH endonuclease codes for the protein MDTKKSNTGWSDQELEASVDGYLKMLKLVSLGQSLNKKAEHEVLREGALSTRSLASVDYRMRNISAVFEILNQTPIAGYTAAKNVGSGVVSRISRMLAQRGIVASQDNAPTFDDELLERRAAKLQSKPIKTKPEGIAAPQQVSTTSTSYVRDPEVRAWVRQQAAGICEGCSLRAPFNLDNGQPFLEVHHVKHLAQKGSDRITNAVALCPNCHQRCHRSSDRDEFTAGLYSKISRLIQE
- a CDS encoding HAD-IB family hydrolase, with protein sequence MLEAGPIDAKVLSVFDFDGTLTHHDSFVPFLKFAFGPAEFYGRMVKLAVPGLRFLLQQISRDELKAQLIRTFMTGVEKAWVQQKAEEYCQRNWARLMRPAGVLSVEQELGSGAVVTLCSASPALVLQPFADRLGIKLIGTELEVVDGVLTGKLTGNNCRCENKVLRLEAVYGDLGEYRLRAWGDTRGDRELLAAAQDAHFRHFHAKKKRARLQR
- a CDS encoding type II toxin-antitoxin system VapC family toxin; this translates as MIKYMLDTNIVIYIIKRRPIEILEKFNANVGRMVISSITLAELLHGAEKSQSVEKNTRAVEDFTSRLDVIHYDDKAAFHCGSIRSDLEKKGTPIGVNDLHIAGHARSSGLVLVTNNEGEFKRVNGLIVENWIAA
- the vapB gene encoding type II toxin-antitoxin system VapB family antitoxin; amino-acid sequence: MSTGTIFTNNRTQNIRIPADMRFPAGVKTVEVRAVGRELIISPVENTWDSFFLASESVSDDFMEERADQNQQERESFDD
- a CDS encoding helix-turn-helix transcriptional regulator codes for the protein MSSLAMHSFVDQQIVLHQFTAKHSVQARAMLGWGREELARQAGVTVEALQQFESHGDVGDETRLALAFRLEAEGLVFFPGFAPGWGMSARRFGTLPTEPAAPSIISRLMGSTAASIDSSTPQPNGA
- a CDS encoding AAA family ATPase — translated: MACRIHILGAAGAGTTTLGMALAERLNIAYFDSDDFYWQQTEAPFTVARPKQERIRLLQEQTAGLEGWVLSGSLCGWGDPMIAHFTHVVFLRLAPDIRLHRLRLREVQRYGEQILEGGSRHANSVAFLAWAARYDDGNHSLRSLRRHESWLKAPTCPVIRLDATPHSVEALMNQLMPLLSPSAAR